One region of Oryza glaberrima chromosome 7, OglaRS2, whole genome shotgun sequence genomic DNA includes:
- the LOC127779055 gene encoding aquaporin PIP2-4-like, producing MGKEVDVSTLESGGVRDYEDPPPVPLVDADELCRWSLYRAVIAEFVATLLFLYVTVATVIGYKHQTDAAANGADAACGGVGVLGIAWAFGGMIFVLVYCTAGVSGGHINPAVTLGLFLARKVSLVRAVLYMAAQCLGAICGVALVKGFQSGLYARHGGGANELAAGYSTGTGLAAEIIGTFVLVYTVFSATDPKRNARDSHVPVLAPLPIGFAVFMVHLATIPITGTGINPARSLGAAVMYNNSKAWSDQWIFWVGPFIGAAIAALYHQVILRASARGYGSFRSNA from the exons ATGGGCAAAGAGGTTGACGTGTCCACTCTCGAGTCCGGCGGCGTCCGGGACTACGAGgacccgccgccggtgccgctcgtcgacgccgacgagctgtGCAGGTGGTCCCTGTACCGCGCCGTCATCGCCGAGTTCGTCGCCACGCTGCTGTTCCTCTACGTCACGGTGGCCACGGTGATCGGGTACAAGCACCAGACGGACGCCGCCGCGaacggcgccgacgcggcgtgcggcggcgtgggcgtccTCGGCATCGCGTGGGCGTTCGGCGGCATGATCTTCGTCCTCGTCTACTGCACCGCCGGCGTCTCCGGCGGGCACATCAACCCGGCGGTGACGCTCGGCCTCTTCCTGGCGCGGAAGGTGTCCCTGGTGCGCGCCGTCCTCTACATGGCGGCGCAGTGCCTCGGCGCCATCTGCGGCGTCGCGCTCGTCAAGGGGTTCCAGAGCGGCCTCTacgcgcggcacggcggcggcgccaacgagctcgccgccggctactCCACGGGCACCGGCCTCGCCGCGGAGATCATCGGCACGTTCGTGCTGGTGTACACCGTCTTCTCCGCCACCGACCCAAAACGCAACGCCCGCGACTCCCATGTTCCG GTGTTGGCGCCGCTGCCGATCGGGTTCGCGGTGTTCATGGTGCACCTGGCGACGATCCCGATCACCGGCACCGGCATCAACCCGGCGAGgagcctcggcgccgccgtcatGTACAACAACAGCAAGGCATGGAGTGATCAG TGGATCTTCTGGGTCGGGCCGTTCATCGGCGCGGCGATCGCGGCGCTGTACCACCAGGTCATCCTCCGCGCCAGCGCAAGGGGCTACGGCTCCTTCCGGAGCAACGCCTAG